The Lentisphaera araneosa HTCC2155 genome has a window encoding:
- a CDS encoding DmsC/YnfH family molybdoenzyme membrane anchor subunit produces the protein MAVQEKVLVDKEELLKSMLQEQQELTIVSEFAQKHENQEIPLQQEYYESLIPLSKPGKGEQYAFKVNLDACTGCKACVTACHNLNGLDEDETWRSVGLLRGGSTEEAKQQHVTSACHHCLEPACSEGCPVNAYDKDEVTGIVKHLDDQCIGCQYCILKCPYEVPQFNKRMGIVRKCDMCTDRLEVGEAPACVQACPTKAISIQVVNKEEILAESMDSVVVPGAPNSEFTQPTTSFESDKPLSKNMLGSDYYSIKPQHSHPPLVGMLVLTQLSVGAFCVDTLFNLLNENALINEMQGFHSIVALVLGVLALKVSILHLGRPQFAFRAFLGLQTSWLSREILGFSVFAGLATLYAALFWIPQIESLINIPIPAFLKSESLRLQLSVAVALSGIAGVICSVMVYDDCKKELWRGSITGLKFFGTTIVLGLSTIALASLGGVYFLKPEYATEVEKFIVQTWRF, from the coding sequence ATGGCGGTACAAGAAAAAGTTTTAGTGGATAAAGAAGAATTGCTCAAGTCGATGTTGCAGGAGCAACAAGAGTTGACGATTGTTTCTGAGTTTGCACAGAAGCATGAGAATCAAGAGATTCCTTTGCAGCAGGAATATTATGAGAGTTTAATTCCTTTAAGTAAGCCAGGAAAAGGTGAGCAATATGCCTTTAAGGTCAATTTAGATGCCTGCACGGGCTGTAAAGCTTGTGTGACGGCATGTCACAACCTTAATGGTTTGGATGAAGATGAAACTTGGCGATCAGTGGGCTTGCTCCGCGGTGGTAGTACAGAAGAAGCCAAGCAGCAGCACGTAACCAGCGCTTGTCACCATTGTTTGGAGCCTGCATGTTCAGAGGGTTGCCCGGTTAATGCTTATGATAAAGATGAAGTTACAGGTATTGTGAAGCATTTGGATGACCAATGTATTGGTTGTCAGTATTGTATTTTAAAGTGCCCTTATGAAGTGCCGCAATTCAATAAGCGGATGGGTATTGTGCGTAAATGTGATATGTGCACCGATCGTTTAGAAGTTGGAGAGGCTCCGGCCTGTGTTCAGGCCTGCCCAACCAAGGCTATTAGTATTCAAGTGGTGAATAAAGAAGAGATTTTGGCTGAATCAATGGATAGTGTAGTTGTACCTGGTGCGCCCAACTCCGAATTTACGCAACCGACCACGAGTTTTGAAAGCGATAAGCCGCTCTCGAAAAATATGCTCGGGAGTGATTATTACTCCATTAAGCCCCAGCATTCGCATCCGCCATTGGTGGGTATGCTCGTGCTGACACAGCTATCGGTGGGAGCATTCTGTGTTGACACACTTTTTAACCTATTAAATGAAAACGCTTTGATCAATGAGATGCAGGGCTTTCACTCTATTGTAGCCTTAGTTTTGGGGGTTCTAGCTTTGAAAGTAAGTATCCTTCACTTAGGTCGTCCTCAGTTTGCTTTTCGTGCTTTCCTAGGCTTACAAACCTCATGGTTGAGTCGTGAGATTTTAGGCTTCAGTGTTTTTGCGGGACTCGCAACACTCTATGCAGCCTTGTTTTGGATTCCTCAGATCGAAAGCCTTATCAATATTCCAATCCCAGCATTCTTGAAGAGTGAGAGTTTGCGTTTGCAATTGAGTGTGGCGGTTGCTTTAAGTGGCATCGCGGGGGTTATTTGTTCAGTCATGGTTTATGATGACTGTAAAAAAGAATTATGGCGTGGATCGATTACGGGCTTAAAGTTTTTTGGAACGACGATTGTCCTGGGATTGAGTACAATTGCTTTAGCTTCCTTGGGAGGCGTTTACTTCTTGAAGCCGGAATATGCGACTGAAGTAGAAAAGTTTATAGTGCAAACTTGGCGATTTTGA
- a CDS encoding molybdopterin oxidoreductase family protein, with the protein MSTTLKEKISNVIRQWEGPLTKELLREPAKYGLGQVPEKMKPDATTTVTCGFCSTGCGLNVHLKDGEAINLTPDTNYPVNLGMACPKGWEALAPLKSDDRAKSPMIRVKGKLVDVDWDSAMKRMVSEFKNVQSKYGDESVAFISTGQIPSEEMAFLGALTKFGMNMIHGDGNTRQCMATAVVSYKQSFGFDAPPYTYKDFEESDVIVLVGSNLCIAHPIMWERVAMNQNNPEIVVIDPRKTETAVAGTQHYPIAPKSDLAFFYGVANLLIQQGHIQQDYIDKYTNGFEGFIEHVKEYTPKKVEEASGIKADELQKLVDTIAAGKRVSFWWTMGVNQSHEGVRVAQSLINIALMTGNIGRPGTGANSITGQCNAMGSRLFSNTTNLLGGHDFANPEHRKKVADIIDVPVESIPEKLGWAYDQIINGIAEGKIKALWIIATNSAHSWINQQGFRDVVKNLDFLVVQDMYHTTETAELADMILPAASWSEKNGTFINSERRFGLVKKVVRAPGQALTDFNIFKLVANYWGCSDMFKKWTDPETVFKMLRECTRNQPCDFTGIEDYQMIDSLGGVQWPLPEGVELKDNERRLFADGKFHHPDGKAKFLFEDPQKPLEVPCQEYPVWLLTGRGTSSQWHTQTRTKKSSVLTKLYPKDIYVEINSKDARKLKIEPSEWVWVKSRRGKLKARAVPAYHVQEGQVFISMHYPECNYLTFPSFDPYSRQPSYKACAVKVSKMEYWEK; encoded by the coding sequence ATGAGTACGACGCTTAAAGAAAAAATTAGCAATGTCATTCGCCAATGGGAAGGACCTTTAACTAAAGAACTTCTACGTGAACCAGCTAAATATGGCTTAGGTCAGGTTCCAGAAAAAATGAAACCCGATGCGACAACGACAGTCACGTGTGGCTTTTGCTCGACGGGTTGTGGTTTGAACGTGCACTTAAAAGATGGTGAAGCGATCAATTTAACTCCAGATACTAATTATCCAGTCAACCTTGGTATGGCTTGTCCAAAGGGTTGGGAAGCTTTAGCACCACTTAAATCAGATGATCGTGCTAAATCACCAATGATCCGAGTCAAAGGAAAACTCGTCGATGTGGATTGGGATAGCGCGATGAAGCGCATGGTTTCTGAGTTTAAAAATGTACAGAGTAAATACGGCGATGAATCAGTAGCTTTCATTAGTACGGGACAGATTCCTTCAGAAGAAATGGCCTTTCTTGGTGCTTTGACTAAATTCGGCATGAATATGATTCACGGGGATGGTAATACGCGTCAATGCATGGCGACAGCCGTCGTTTCCTACAAGCAGTCTTTTGGCTTTGATGCACCACCCTATACCTACAAAGATTTCGAAGAATCGGATGTAATTGTCTTAGTTGGTTCCAACTTATGTATCGCGCATCCCATTATGTGGGAGCGTGTCGCTATGAATCAAAACAACCCTGAGATTGTCGTTATTGATCCTCGTAAAACGGAAACAGCCGTAGCAGGAACACAGCATTACCCGATAGCACCGAAATCTGATTTGGCATTCTTTTATGGGGTGGCTAATCTCTTGATTCAACAAGGTCACATTCAGCAAGATTATATTGATAAATACACCAATGGCTTTGAGGGCTTTATTGAACACGTGAAAGAGTATACGCCGAAAAAAGTAGAAGAAGCTAGTGGTATCAAAGCGGATGAACTTCAGAAGCTCGTCGATACCATTGCTGCGGGCAAGCGAGTTTCCTTCTGGTGGACAATGGGTGTAAATCAGAGTCACGAAGGTGTGCGAGTTGCGCAATCACTCATTAATATTGCTTTGATGACGGGAAATATTGGTCGTCCTGGAACGGGAGCTAACTCAATCACAGGTCAATGCAATGCCATGGGCTCACGTCTTTTTAGTAATACCACAAATCTTTTAGGTGGCCATGATTTTGCTAATCCTGAGCATCGTAAAAAGGTTGCGGATATTATCGATGTTCCCGTAGAATCCATACCCGAAAAATTGGGTTGGGCCTACGATCAAATCATCAATGGCATTGCTGAAGGCAAGATTAAAGCACTTTGGATCATTGCCACCAATTCAGCGCATAGTTGGATTAATCAGCAGGGCTTCCGTGACGTGGTGAAAAACCTCGATTTTCTTGTGGTTCAAGACATGTATCACACGACTGAGACGGCGGAATTAGCCGATATGATTTTACCTGCGGCTTCTTGGTCAGAAAAGAATGGGACTTTTATCAACTCCGAGCGTCGTTTCGGCTTAGTGAAAAAAGTTGTTCGTGCCCCAGGGCAAGCGCTGACGGACTTTAATATATTTAAGCTGGTGGCCAATTATTGGGGCTGCAGCGACATGTTCAAAAAGTGGACTGACCCCGAAACAGTTTTTAAAATGTTGCGTGAATGTACTCGCAATCAGCCATGTGATTTTACTGGTATTGAGGATTATCAAATGATTGATTCATTAGGTGGTGTTCAGTGGCCACTACCAGAAGGAGTTGAACTCAAAGATAATGAGCGACGTCTTTTTGCCGATGGGAAATTTCATCACCCCGATGGCAAAGCCAAGTTTTTATTTGAAGATCCACAAAAACCTCTCGAGGTTCCCTGCCAAGAATATCCCGTATGGCTTTTGACTGGTCGCGGAACATCTTCGCAATGGCATACGCAAACGCGAACAAAAAAATCGAGTGTTCTCACGAAGCTTTACCCCAAAGATATTTACGTTGAGATTAATTCGAAAGATGCGCGTAAGCTTAAAATAGAACCCTCTGAATGGGTTTGGGTGAAATCTCGTCGCGGGAAACTTAAGGCGCGTGCAGTTCCAGCTTATCACGTTCAAGAAGGACAAGTTTTTATCTCAATGCATTACCCCGAATGTAACTACCTCACCTTTCCATCTTTTGACCCCTATTCTCGTCAGCCTTCCTACAAAGCTTGTGCCGTGAAAGTCTCCAAAATGGAGTACTGGGAGAAGTAA